The window GGACAGGGTCTGCCATGCTCTGGAGGGAGATATACCCGGGATTCAACCTTCCTGTTGGTGTCTGGTATGTACGTGAGAATGTCCGGGAGCTCTTCAGGTCGAAACCGGAGAGGTTTGATACCGTAAATGATGCAATAAAATATGTTTCCAGATTCACGGCCGTGGATATAAAGGCATGGAAGGCGAAATCAAACAACCTGAAGTATCTCGTGTCAAATCTGGACAATTACTGATTTATATGAATAATGGCAGGAACGTTATAGAAATCGAGGCGAAGCATGCCCTCGGAAAATCCGGCATGAAGGAGCTTGATTACGCATTCAATCCATATCTTGGATGCTTTCATGGATGCAGGTACTGCTATGCCATAGACATGTCCCCGGATGCAGTCAGGGAAAACTGGGGAACAGGGGTTATTGCAAGGACTAATATAATCCAGCTTCTTGAAAGGGAGGCCAGGATATACAGGAAGGGGGTGGTTGGAGTTTCTACAATAACCGATCCGTACCAGTACATTGAGATGAAATACAGGATTATTCCCGCAGCAATTGAAATTCTGTCAAGAAACGGCTTTTACATAACAATACAGACAAAGTCGCCAATGGTGCTAAGGGATATTGCAATACTTGAGAAAAATAAAAAAAACCTGGACGTGGGAATCACAATAACATCCCTGAAACCTGAGGTATCCAGATTAGTAGAGCCATATGCCCCTGCACCTGCAAAACGGCTGGAAGCACTGCAAAAACTCTCACGCAGTGGAATTAACACATGGTTATACCTTGGACCGCTTATACAGAATGTAAACGATAACCTTGATGGCATAGAAAAAATAGTTGAGTTCTGTGGGAAAACTGGAATCAGGATTATATATGATTCGTTCCAGGATTTCAGCGGAACCCTGCCCTATATGGCAGGTACCGGATATATGCGGTCTGATCAGGCCTGGTGGGACAGAATGGATTATGACATAAAGAGGATATGCAGTGAATACGGGGTTTCCTGCACACTGGAAAGGGATGAATGGAAGTACGAGCTTTCAAGGAAGTATGGAAAGTTATTTTAGCCTCCCACTGACCAACCATTATATAGGTTTGCTGTATCATAAAAATGGATAATCATGACACAGTTCGGAATTGATTTTCAGCTTAGGGTTTACACTGGAATGGATGAAAATTCGGATCTTCCAGTATCTTTGGAGGACTGGAGAAATGCAGCCAGGAAAGCTTTGAAGGATGGCCCCTGGGGATATATAGAGGGTGCTGCCGGGAGTGAGGACACAATGGCAGAGAATATCAGGGCATTTTCCCGCTACAGAATCCGGCCGAGGTATCTTCATAATGTGGAGGAGAGAAACCAGTCAGTCACTATTTTCGGGAAAAAGCAGGATTCCCCATTCATTCTGGCACCAATCGGCGTGCAATCCATAATACACAGGGATGCTGAGTATGCCAGCGCAGGCGCAGCTGCCTCCATGCATGTCCCATACATTCTCAGCACCGTTTCCTCTGTCAGCATGGAGGACATAGCAAAAAAATACCCGGAGAGTGAAAAATGGTTCCAGCTTTACCCCGGCAGGGATGAGAATATAATGAAGAGCATGGTGAAAAGGGCAGAAGTTTCCGGTTATCATGCAATAGTGGTAACTGTTGACACAA of the Ferroplasma sp. genome contains:
- a CDS encoding radical SAM protein, which codes for MNNGRNVIEIEAKHALGKSGMKELDYAFNPYLGCFHGCRYCYAIDMSPDAVRENWGTGVIARTNIIQLLEREARIYRKGVVGVSTITDPYQYIEMKYRIIPAAIEILSRNGFYITIQTKSPMVLRDIAILEKNKKNLDVGITITSLKPEVSRLVEPYAPAPAKRLEALQKLSRSGINTWLYLGPLIQNVNDNLDGIEKIVEFCGKTGIRIIYDSFQDFSGTLPYMAGTGYMRSDQAWWDRMDYDIKRICSEYGVSCTLERDEWKYELSRKYGKLF